The following coding sequences are from one Gemmatimonadaceae bacterium window:
- a CDS encoding type II toxin-antitoxin system prevent-host-death family antitoxin, which produces MPVITVHAAKTNLSKLIERAEGGEEIIIARGNDPAVKLVPVNPPAQRRFGLYKGLARIGPEFFEPLPDDELQAWEGQGDGAG; this is translated from the coding sequence ATGCCAGTTATTACCGTCCATGCGGCGAAAACGAACCTCTCCAAACTCATCGAGCGCGCCGAAGGGGGAGAGGAGATCATCATCGCCCGCGGGAACGATCCCGCGGTGAAGCTGGTCCCGGTGAACCCGCCCGCGCAGCGGCGCTTTGGCTTGTACAAGGGACTCGCCAGGATCGGACCCGAGTTTTTCGAGCCGCTGCCTGACGATGAGCTGCAGGCGTGGGAGGGGCAGGGTGACGGCGCCGGATGA
- a CDS encoding MFS transporter gives MSFFTDAATEMIYPLLPLFLSTVLGANASFIGAIEGLAESTAAVLKLVSGWWSDKVRKRKPLVVIGYGIATFVRPFTALAQSATQVLVIRLADRVGKGIRTAPRDALLADSVDPDMRGRSFGFHAAADNAGAVLGPLVAFALLKWGGLSLREVFWLAAIPGIIAFIVLIIAVREVKPAVNDAGKLSEGSQLAGGSQIPAGSQLAGASKLSGRFWYYLGVILLFTLGNSTDAFLLLRANQLGVAVALAPILWAFLNLIKAATGTWGGALSDRFGRKPLIIAGWLIYAVVYFGFARATAVWHAWALFALYGLFYAMTEGTEKALVADLVPSARRGAAFGWYNLAIGLGALPASLIFGAIWDRVGPETAFMFGASLALVAAMGMTMVRPATR, from the coding sequence GTGAGCTTTTTCACCGACGCGGCGACGGAAATGATTTACCCGCTGCTCCCGCTCTTCCTCTCCACTGTGCTGGGCGCCAACGCGAGCTTCATCGGGGCAATCGAAGGTCTGGCCGAGTCCACGGCGGCGGTTCTCAAGCTCGTTAGCGGGTGGTGGTCCGACAAGGTTCGAAAGCGAAAGCCGCTCGTCGTGATCGGCTATGGAATCGCGACGTTCGTGCGTCCGTTCACGGCGCTGGCGCAGAGTGCGACGCAGGTCCTGGTGATCCGCCTGGCCGACCGCGTAGGGAAGGGAATTCGCACGGCGCCCAGGGATGCGCTGCTGGCAGATTCAGTCGATCCGGACATGCGTGGCCGGTCGTTTGGATTTCATGCCGCTGCCGATAATGCAGGCGCGGTACTCGGGCCGCTCGTTGCGTTCGCGCTTCTCAAGTGGGGCGGCTTGTCGCTGCGCGAAGTGTTCTGGCTGGCGGCCATTCCGGGAATCATCGCGTTCATAGTTCTGATCATCGCTGTGCGCGAGGTGAAGCCCGCGGTGAACGACGCAGGGAAATTGTCCGAGGGCTCGCAGCTCGCGGGCGGATCGCAGATCCCTGCCGGATCACAGCTCGCCGGCGCATCGAAGCTGAGTGGCCGCTTCTGGTATTACCTCGGCGTCATTCTGCTTTTCACTCTTGGAAATTCCACCGACGCTTTCCTGCTGCTGCGGGCGAATCAGCTCGGCGTCGCGGTTGCGCTCGCGCCAATACTCTGGGCGTTTTTGAATCTCATCAAGGCGGCGACGGGAACGTGGGGCGGTGCCCTGTCCGATCGCTTCGGGCGGAAGCCGCTCATCATCGCGGGGTGGCTGATCTATGCGGTAGTCTACTTCGGCTTTGCGCGCGCGACTGCCGTTTGGCATGCCTGGGCGTTGTTCGCGCTCTATGGACTGTTCTACGCGATGACCGAGGGGACTGAGAAAGCGTTAGTCGCTGACCTGGTGCCGAGTGCACGGCGCGGGGCGGCTTTCGGCTGGTACAACCTCGCTATAGGATTAGGAGCGCTCCCAGCATCACTGATTTTTGGAGCGATCTGGGACCGCGTTGGTCCCGAGACTGCGTTTATGTTCGGGGCATCGCTCGCGCTGGTCGCCGCGATGGGAATGACGATGGTGAGGCCCGCCACAAGATGA
- a CDS encoding YbdD/YjiX family protein, whose product MTRVLAVVDNLGRALRAMLGVPDYERYVEHCRSEHPGMRPMTRDEFSSDLLDRKYSRPGSRCC is encoded by the coding sequence ATGACTCGAGTTCTTGCCGTTGTCGACAATCTCGGGCGCGCTTTGCGCGCGATGCTCGGCGTGCCCGATTATGAGCGGTATGTCGAGCATTGCCGGTCGGAGCATCCAGGCATGCGGCCAATGACGCGCGACGAGTTCTCCTCCGATCTCCTGGATCGAAAGTACAGTCGACCAGGTTCGCGCTGCTGCTAA
- a CDS encoding sugar phosphate nucleotidyltransferase, producing MKVIIPLAGKGTRLRPHTHITPKPMMKVAGKPVMSYILDDLKKLGNVEEIIYITGHLKEKVEEFARASLDIPSVFIEQKIQDGTAGAIALARDYVDQPVLIIFVDTIFDADLTVVKTVDADGIIWVKEVEDYQRFGVVVTDKDGNMTQIVEKPKVPISKRANIGLYYIRNWKLLFEGIDHVLRSPKNMGEYFLTDAFQYMIEKGARIRVIDVEGWYDAGKIETMLETNQTMLTKGRARRPETLDGTTIIDPVYIEDNVTLKGSRIGPNVSVGEGSVIEDSEISHSIVGSGARISKSKLRNSLIGDEARLEGVNGEVTLGDHSEVKAS from the coding sequence ATGAAAGTCATCATTCCTCTCGCCGGAAAGGGCACTCGTCTCCGCCCGCACACGCACATCACACCAAAGCCGATGATGAAAGTCGCCGGCAAGCCCGTGATGTCGTACATCCTCGACGATCTCAAAAAGCTCGGAAACGTCGAGGAGATCATCTACATCACCGGGCACCTCAAGGAGAAAGTCGAGGAGTTCGCGCGCGCGTCGCTGGACATTCCGTCGGTGTTCATCGAGCAGAAGATTCAGGACGGGACCGCCGGAGCGATTGCGCTGGCGCGTGATTATGTGGACCAGCCTGTCCTGATCATCTTCGTGGACACGATCTTCGACGCCGATCTCACCGTCGTGAAAACGGTCGACGCCGACGGAATCATCTGGGTGAAGGAGGTCGAGGACTATCAGCGCTTCGGCGTTGTCGTCACGGACAAGGACGGCAACATGACGCAGATCGTTGAGAAGCCCAAGGTTCCGATCTCGAAGCGCGCCAACATCGGGCTCTACTATATAAGAAACTGGAAGCTGCTGTTCGAGGGGATAGACCACGTCCTTCGCTCTCCCAAGAATATGGGCGAGTATTTCCTAACCGACGCTTTCCAGTACATGATCGAGAAGGGCGCGAGGATCAGAGTGATAGACGTCGAAGGATGGTATGACGCCGGCAAGATCGAGACGATGCTCGAGACGAATCAGACCATGCTCACGAAGGGCCGTGCCCGCCGGCCGGAAACGCTCGACGGCACTACGATCATCGATCCCGTCTACATCGAGGACAATGTCACGCTGAAGGGGTCACGCATTGGCCCCAACGTCTCGGTCGGTGAGGGCAGCGTTATCGAGGATTCGGAGATCAGCCACTCGATTGTCGGCAGCGGCGCGAGAATCTCGAAGTCGAAGCTCAGGAACTCCCTCATCGGCGACGAGGCCCGGCTCGAGGGGGTGAACGGAGAGGTCACGCTTGGAGACCACTCCGAGGTGAAGGCCTCGTAA
- a CDS encoding type II toxin-antitoxin system VapC family toxin, whose product MKGILLDTHAFLWFATGDEDLSIVARDAITRTDEVFVSAASAWEVRTKYRLGKLSSAAVLAHDLAGAVRRLELTELPITFADGDLAGALAGTHRDPFDRMLIAQSLNHELSLVSNEAVFDEFGVTRIW is encoded by the coding sequence ATGAAAGGGATTCTCCTCGACACGCATGCATTTCTCTGGTTCGCCACAGGTGACGAAGACCTGTCAATTGTCGCGCGCGACGCGATCACGAGGACGGACGAGGTTTTTGTCAGTGCGGCCAGCGCGTGGGAAGTGCGGACGAAGTATCGCCTCGGCAAGCTGTCATCAGCTGCTGTGCTGGCGCACGATCTCGCGGGCGCTGTCCGGCGCCTCGAGCTCACTGAGCTGCCGATCACCTTCGCCGATGGAGACTTGGCCGGCGCGCTGGCCGGAACGCATCGGGATCCCTTCGATCGAATGCTGATCGCGCAATCATTGAATCATGAGTTATCGCTCGTCTCCAATGAAGCGGTTTTCGACGAATTCGGCGTAACCCGCATCTGGTGA
- a CDS encoding AarF/ABC1/UbiB kinase family protein, producing MPPAYIKELEHLQDSVGPMSFADVEKTIEEELGARISKLFAMFDDKPLGSASLGQVHAAQLRDGREVVVKVQRPGIREQLADDIEFFRELARYLTEQTNAGDRVDMIGVVQQLERALADELDYRTEARNSAMFRRTLARFPHILIPRVIDAYTTHRVLTTQRIRGIKISRIPPITRIDHDFLPLAEEFSKACLHQIAVVGHFHADPHPGNIFVVLPREDNPMTPAEASAADRRLEPREAQTPLLKTEALAMQEARAPADPTEPKLALIDFGMTAHLTQRMRDSVVRLLLAMADNRGEEVAEVLISIGDQVETFDRKGYIRQISGLVAQHADQTVSDMPAGLILYEMISTGYRAGLRLPAELTLLAKALFNLDAVTRSLDPSFNPTETVRENAMEIANEPARHDLSPRRIIEIMGSTSDLLQALPRRIDTITERMSRGDFAVRIDAPQLPALLTGMEKIANRILVGLVLAGLLIASSMLLQFWRTLGLVGFIIAAGLALYVLITVLVNDRRDKQRSAKE from the coding sequence ATGCCGCCGGCTTACATCAAGGAGCTCGAGCATCTGCAGGACAGCGTCGGGCCCATGTCGTTCGCCGACGTCGAGAAGACCATAGAAGAGGAGCTCGGCGCACGCATCAGCAAGCTCTTCGCGATGTTCGACGACAAGCCGCTGGGCAGCGCGAGTCTCGGGCAGGTTCACGCGGCGCAGCTGCGCGACGGGCGCGAAGTGGTTGTGAAGGTTCAGCGTCCCGGAATACGCGAGCAGCTCGCCGACGACATCGAGTTCTTCCGCGAGCTGGCGCGCTATCTCACGGAGCAGACGAACGCGGGTGACCGCGTGGACATGATCGGCGTGGTGCAGCAGCTCGAGCGGGCTCTCGCAGACGAGCTCGACTACCGGACCGAGGCGCGAAACTCGGCGATGTTCCGCCGCACACTCGCGCGCTTTCCGCACATTCTGATTCCGCGCGTCATCGATGCGTACACCACGCATCGAGTGCTGACCACGCAGCGAATACGCGGTATCAAGATCAGCCGGATTCCGCCTATCACCCGCATCGACCACGACTTCCTGCCGCTGGCCGAGGAATTCTCGAAGGCCTGTCTGCACCAGATTGCGGTGGTCGGCCACTTCCACGCCGACCCGCATCCCGGAAACATCTTCGTTGTGCTTCCGCGTGAGGACAACCCGATGACGCCGGCCGAGGCGAGTGCGGCTGATCGCCGTCTGGAACCGCGTGAAGCACAGACGCCCTTGCTCAAAACCGAGGCGCTGGCGATGCAGGAAGCAAGAGCGCCGGCCGATCCGACCGAGCCAAAGCTCGCGCTCATCGATTTCGGAATGACAGCGCACCTCACGCAGAGGATGCGCGACAGCGTCGTGCGCCTGCTGCTGGCGATGGCCGACAACCGCGGCGAAGAGGTCGCGGAGGTTCTCATAAGCATCGGCGATCAGGTCGAGACCTTCGATCGCAAAGGGTACATCCGCCAGATCTCCGGGCTTGTTGCCCAGCACGCGGATCAGACCGTCAGCGATATGCCCGCAGGGCTTATTCTCTACGAGATGATCAGCACCGGCTATCGGGCGGGACTTCGTCTGCCGGCGGAGCTGACGCTTCTTGCAAAGGCGCTGTTCAATCTCGACGCCGTGACGCGGTCGCTCGATCCTTCGTTCAACCCCACGGAGACAGTGCGCGAGAACGCGATGGAGATTGCCAACGAGCCCGCGCGGCACGACCTCTCGCCACGGCGGATCATTGAGATAATGGGCTCGACCTCCGATTTGCTGCAGGCATTGCCGCGCCGGATCGATACGATCACCGAGCGAATGTCACGTGGCGATTTTGCGGTGAGGATCGACGCGCCTCAGCTGCCGGCGCTGCTAACCGGCATGGAGAAGATCGCGAACCGGATTCTCGTGGGCCTGGTGCTGGCGGGTTTGCTCATCGCGAGCAGCATGCTGCTTCAGTTCTGGAGGACTCTCGGACTCGTCGGTTTCATAATCGCCGCGGGACTGGCGCTGTACGTTCTGATTACTGTCCTCGTGAACGATCGGCGAGACAAGCAGCGCTCGGCCAAAGAATAA
- a CDS encoding ABC transporter substrate-binding protein, which yields MPRIVSFLPAGTEIVHALGAGAELVGRSHECDYPPSVADLPVVSRPALELNDASAEDIDRAVTERMETGASMYEIDEMLLRELRPDVIMTQSLCRVCAPSGNELSRAVKDFDITPEILFLTPRSVAEVEENILDVGKAIGRQQEAESLVRSNRELIARVNAAVSDVPRRRIVFLEWTDPPFCGGHWVPEMVAMAGGDDPLGRAGEDSVRMTWDDVAEVSPGAIIVSPCGYGLEESTELARSVPRELNARVYAVDANAYFARPGPRIAEGVELLAHLFHPNRVVWPHAHVPWQEINQDGSARLH from the coding sequence ATGCCACGAATCGTTTCCTTTCTCCCTGCCGGCACCGAGATAGTCCATGCACTCGGCGCCGGAGCGGAGCTCGTCGGCCGCTCGCATGAGTGCGACTATCCTCCGTCCGTAGCGGATCTCCCCGTGGTGAGTCGCCCGGCACTCGAGCTGAACGACGCCTCTGCCGAAGACATCGATCGCGCAGTTACGGAGCGAATGGAGACGGGCGCGTCGATGTATGAGATAGATGAAATGTTGCTTCGCGAGTTGCGACCCGATGTGATCATGACTCAGAGCCTCTGCCGCGTATGCGCGCCGTCGGGCAATGAGCTGAGCCGCGCGGTGAAGGACTTCGACATAACGCCCGAGATTCTCTTTCTCACCCCGCGCAGCGTTGCCGAAGTCGAAGAAAACATTCTGGATGTCGGCAAAGCGATTGGGCGGCAGCAGGAGGCCGAATCGCTCGTTCGCTCGAATCGCGAGCTCATCGCGCGAGTCAACGCCGCGGTGTCAGACGTCCCGCGCCGCCGGATAGTCTTCCTCGAGTGGACAGATCCGCCCTTCTGCGGCGGCCACTGGGTTCCCGAGATGGTGGCGATGGCGGGAGGCGACGATCCCCTCGGCCGCGCAGGGGAGGATTCCGTTCGCATGACTTGGGACGACGTCGCGGAGGTTTCGCCCGGTGCGATTATCGTGTCGCCGTGCGGGTACGGCCTCGAAGAATCAACCGAGCTCGCGCGGTCCGTACCGCGCGAGCTGAATGCCCGCGTGTACGCCGTCGACGCCAACGCGTATTTCGCGCGGCCCGGGCCACGCATCGCCGAGGGTGTGGAGCTGCTCGCGCACCTGTTTCATCCGAATCGCGTCGTGTGGCCTCACGCACACGTTCCGTGGCAGGAGATCAATCAGGACGGGTCAGCTCGGCTGCATTGA
- a CDS encoding cupin domain-containing protein has protein sequence MIDVNNEDSARSGPVNVITVPKPWGHETIWAHTNRYLGKILHINAGQALSVQYHNRKDETVHLLSGELIYRVKLGDDLEDMRLTRGQSFRITPGTVHQMEAVTDCDILEASTPEADDVVRLQDRYGREGTSAP, from the coding sequence ATGATCGACGTGAACAACGAAGACAGTGCGCGCTCCGGGCCGGTGAACGTCATCACGGTTCCCAAGCCCTGGGGGCACGAAACAATCTGGGCGCACACGAACCGATACCTCGGCAAAATCCTGCACATAAACGCGGGGCAGGCACTCTCGGTGCAATACCACAATAGAAAGGACGAGACGGTCCACCTGCTGAGCGGCGAGCTCATCTATCGCGTCAAGCTCGGTGACGATCTCGAGGACATGCGGCTCACGCGCGGGCAATCGTTCCGCATCACACCAGGCACCGTGCATCAAATGGAAGCTGTTACCGACTGCGATATCCTCGAGGCGTCTACGCCCGAAGCGGACGATGTAGTCAGGCTGCAGGACCGCTACGGCCGCGAGGGAACGTCTGCTCCATGA
- a CDS encoding prolyl oligopeptidase family serine peptidase, whose product MRRLLARFGLFAAPLALVAQQPATYNQPPAPIPQMLDAEPLPAVSLSPQRNRMLLQRRAALPGIEEISTPYLALAGDRVSPRTNGSWYETSIKALAIRNIDGSSEIQIASPPRGNIISSLWSPDGRNVAFIVRTDSALNLWVADAETGKSLQLTRWNVNGAVFLPCSWATTTSLLCRMVIPNRASAPKAPEIPNGPVIQETEAAPAAGTATFQNLLQNQTDEARFDYYYATQLASIALDGNVSAIGKPGIYITSRPSPDGQWILVQALHRPWSYQVPRFRFPTRTVIWSADGRVARTLADVGLQDRVPNASGAVATGLRQPSWRADAPATVVWVEALDNGDPAKSVPRRDRVLALAAPFTGDPQALIEVANRFGSIIWGRDNLAIVDEYWDKTRKAITWTVDPSRPGSAPKLLWDRSYEDAYTNPGTFATTAGRFGHQVLFTTRDESKAFLIGLGASPAGDRPFLDRFDFSKSKSERLWRSEAPHYEQPIVLLDADKVRFLTRRESLTEVPNYFIRDPSGGNRALVAVTQFKDPGPQFAGVAKQLITYRRDDGIQLSATLYLPPGYDKSKGPLPFLFWAYPQEFKSASAASQVTGSPYRFTRPTGMSHLFMLTQDYGVLDNPTMPIVGEGDKEPNDSYVTQLVASAKAAVDKVVGMGVADRNRIAVGGHSYGAFMTANLLAHSSLFRAGIARSGAYNRTLTPFGFQAEDRNYWKARDVYMTMSPFNYADSLSAPILLIHGMADDNQGTFPVQSERFFAALKGNGKKARLVMLPAEPHGYRARQSLGHTLWEMTQWLDKYVKPPAVAGK is encoded by the coding sequence ATGCGACGTCTTCTCGCACGGTTCGGCCTGTTCGCTGCGCCACTGGCGCTCGTCGCGCAGCAACCGGCCACTTACAACCAGCCGCCCGCACCCATCCCGCAGATGCTCGATGCGGAGCCGCTCCCTGCCGTCTCGCTCAGCCCTCAGCGCAACCGGATGCTGCTGCAGCGGCGTGCCGCGCTTCCCGGCATCGAGGAGATTTCCACGCCATATCTCGCGCTCGCCGGCGACCGCGTAAGTCCCCGCACGAACGGCAGCTGGTACGAGACGTCCATCAAGGCCCTCGCGATCAGGAACATCGACGGCTCGAGTGAAATCCAGATCGCTTCCCCTCCGCGGGGAAACATCATCAGCTCTCTATGGTCGCCCGACGGGCGAAACGTCGCCTTTATCGTTCGTACGGACAGCGCCCTCAATCTCTGGGTTGCCGATGCTGAAACCGGTAAATCTCTCCAGCTCACACGGTGGAACGTGAACGGCGCGGTCTTCCTGCCATGCTCCTGGGCGACCACGACTTCCCTGCTCTGCCGGATGGTGATTCCCAACCGGGCATCCGCGCCAAAAGCACCGGAAATTCCAAATGGTCCCGTAATACAGGAAACAGAAGCGGCGCCGGCGGCTGGAACTGCGACGTTTCAGAATCTGCTGCAAAATCAGACGGACGAAGCTCGCTTCGATTACTACTACGCCACGCAACTCGCGTCCATCGCCCTCGACGGAAATGTCAGTGCGATCGGGAAACCAGGGATCTACATTACCTCGCGCCCCTCACCCGATGGACAGTGGATTCTCGTTCAAGCACTTCACCGGCCGTGGTCGTATCAAGTCCCCCGCTTCCGGTTCCCGACGCGCACGGTGATTTGGTCCGCAGACGGGCGCGTCGCTCGCACTTTAGCGGATGTCGGTCTCCAGGACCGTGTGCCCAACGCTTCAGGCGCTGTGGCGACGGGACTCAGGCAGCCGTCGTGGCGCGCGGATGCGCCAGCCACAGTCGTGTGGGTCGAAGCACTCGACAACGGCGATCCAGCGAAATCAGTGCCGAGGCGGGACCGGGTGCTCGCTCTTGCCGCACCCTTCACCGGCGACCCTCAGGCGTTGATCGAAGTGGCGAACCGTTTCGGTTCAATTATCTGGGGTCGCGATAATCTCGCCATCGTCGACGAATACTGGGACAAAACGCGAAAAGCGATCACGTGGACTGTCGATCCGTCGAGGCCGGGCTCAGCGCCGAAGCTGCTGTGGGATCGTTCATACGAGGATGCGTACACTAATCCAGGGACCTTCGCGACCACCGCAGGACGATTCGGGCATCAGGTACTCTTTACAACAAGGGATGAATCGAAGGCGTTTCTCATCGGGCTTGGTGCATCTCCTGCAGGCGATCGGCCGTTCCTCGATCGCTTCGACTTCAGTAAATCGAAGAGCGAACGCCTGTGGCGCTCCGAGGCGCCACATTATGAGCAGCCTATTGTTCTACTCGACGCCGACAAAGTGCGTTTTCTAACCCGCCGCGAGAGCCTGACCGAGGTCCCCAACTACTTCATTCGCGATCCTTCTGGCGGAAATCGGGCGCTGGTCGCGGTGACTCAGTTCAAGGATCCCGGGCCGCAGTTCGCCGGCGTGGCGAAGCAGCTCATCACCTACAGGCGCGACGACGGCATTCAATTGTCGGCGACGCTGTACCTCCCGCCGGGCTACGACAAATCCAAAGGTCCACTGCCGTTTCTGTTCTGGGCGTATCCCCAGGAGTTCAAGAGCGCGAGTGCCGCGTCGCAAGTGACTGGCTCACCCTATCGCTTCACGCGACCAACAGGCATGTCGCACCTGTTCATGCTGACTCAGGATTACGGTGTCCTCGACAATCCGACGATGCCCATCGTCGGCGAAGGCGACAAGGAGCCCAACGACTCCTACGTGACGCAGCTCGTAGCTAGCGCAAAGGCCGCGGTGGACAAAGTTGTCGGGATGGGCGTTGCCGATCGCAACCGGATTGCTGTTGGTGGCCACTCGTACGGCGCCTTCATGACGGCGAACCTGCTCGCGCATTCCAGTCTGTTCCGCGCCGGCATTGCCCGGAGCGGCGCGTACAACAGAACGCTCACCCCGTTTGGCTTTCAGGCGGAGGACCGCAATTACTGGAAGGCGCGCGACGTTTACATGACTATGTCGCCGTTCAATTACGCCGACAGCCTGAGCGCGCCGATACTTCTGATACACGGAATGGCGGACGACAACCAGGGAACATTCCCGGTGCAGAGCGAGCGCTTCTTTGCGGCCCTCAAGGGGAACGGCAAGAAGGCCCGCCTCGTGATGCTCCCCGCCGAGCCGCACGGTTATCGCGCACGTCAGTCACTCGGTCACACCCTCTGGGAAATGACACAGTGGCTCGACAAGTACGTGAAGCCCCCGGCGGTCGCTGGGAAGTAG